The Candidatus Palauibacter australiensis genome contains a region encoding:
- a CDS encoding nicotinamidase — MRIRSPGRGDALLVVDVQKDFLPGGALAVPDGDAVIPPLNEVLRAFSEAGLPIFATRDWHPPDHCSFVEQGGLWPLHCVAGTSGAAFAASLRLPASTVVISKADNPAAEAYSAFSGTNLADRLADRGVGRVFAGGLATDYCVLRTVLDARAAGLDVVVLDDAVRAVDVETGDGALAIARMRAAGAVFASTRTVLAEE, encoded by the coding sequence ATGCGGATCCGGTCACCCGGCCGGGGCGACGCACTGCTGGTCGTCGATGTGCAGAAGGATTTTCTACCCGGCGGGGCGCTCGCCGTCCCCGACGGCGATGCGGTGATCCCGCCGCTGAACGAAGTGCTCCGCGCCTTCTCCGAGGCCGGTCTGCCGATCTTCGCGACGCGCGACTGGCACCCGCCGGATCACTGCTCGTTCGTCGAGCAGGGCGGTCTCTGGCCGCTTCACTGCGTCGCGGGGACGAGCGGCGCGGCTTTCGCGGCGTCCCTGCGGCTTCCCGCCTCGACCGTCGTGATCTCGAAGGCCGACAACCCGGCCGCCGAGGCCTACTCCGCGTTCTCGGGCACCAACCTCGCCGACCGTCTCGCGGATCGAGGCGTCGGACGGGTCTTCGCGGGCGGCCTCGCGACGGATTACTGCGTGCTTCGAACGGTCCTCGACGCCCGCGCCGCCGGGCTGGACGTGGTCGTCCTGGACGACGCGGTGCGAGCGGTGGACGTCGAGACGGGCGATGGGGCCCTCGCCATCGCCCGCATGCGGGCGGCAGGGGCGGTATTCGCCTCCACGCGAACGGTCCTGGCCGAGGAGTAG